A genomic stretch from Apteryx mantelli isolate bAptMan1 chromosome 28, bAptMan1.hap1, whole genome shotgun sequence includes:
- the FAM187A gene encoding Ig-like V-type domain-containing protein FAM187A translates to MEARLLGVTVLLCMADVLHAFAIEEKDDIFKRTACPAFLLFENAAYLADMTFELPCNCKPEEVTSVVWYFQKDEESHQTMVLTDFAGTMLVDSGHIHVGSDVLKRFSIRMFSLIVFQAQAGDSGLYLCGTKKGDFFYGYDVDVQPTKHITVAFVDRGQHAQEDYTEKVFSLFTTFWDWTKCDRCGVRGEQRRIGLCYVRSSQLHPRYRTVVPNVTSCGSKAVPAHFHHPDRRRRPEVVIRSCLTPCLKEEVPKEGVQAISNIISKLGQKPWQPPIPTQLHKHPAGSGLVIACPGARPEHAVAWDKGSVRLYRSHYLLGVNRSMRIFIDHGNHLHILRVRLSDRGTYYCWREGELVAGFRLSVSYESQRKRTLDDPETMYAIKTILTSYVLITIVFFGIHLCRCCRRLFWCPPSK, encoded by the coding sequence ATGGAGGCGAGGCTGCTGGGAGTCACCGTTCTCCTCTGCATGGCAGATGTTCTCCACGCCTTTGCGATTGAAGAGAAAGATGACATATTCAAGCGAACAGCTTGTCCTGCTTTCCTGCTCTTTGAGAATGCTGCTTACTTGGCTGATATGACCTTCGAGCTCCCTTGCAACTGCAAGCCGGAAGAGGTCACTTCTGTAGTCTGGTATTTCCAGAAGGATGAGGAGAGCCACCAAACCATGGTCCTGACGGACTTTGCTGGCACCATGCTTGTGGACTCGGGCCATATCCACGTGGGCAGCGATGTGCTGAAGCGTTTCAGTATCCGCATGTTCAGTCTCATCGTCTTCCAGGCCCAGGCGGGGGACTCAGGCCTCTACCTGTGCGGCACAAAGAAAGGGGACTTCTTTTACGGCTATGACGTGGACGTGCAGCCAACCAAGCACATAACAGTGGCTTTTGTGGACAGAGGTCAGCACGCTCAAGAGGATTACACCGAGAAGGTCTTCAGTCTCTTTACCACTTTCTGGGACTGGACCAAATGTGACCGCTGTGGGGTGAGAGGCGAGCAACGGCGAATCGGTCTCTGCTACGTGAGGAGCTCCCAGCTGCACCCCCGGTACCGCACCGTGGTGCCCAACGTGACGTCGTGTGGCTCGAAGGCTGTTCCCGCACATTTCCACCACCCTGACCGACGCCGGAGGCCGGAGGTGGTCATCCGAAGTTGCCTGACACCTTGCCTGAAGGAGGAGGTCCCCAAGGAAGGAGTGCAGGCCATCTCCAACATCATTTCAAAGCTTGGCCAAAAGCCCTGGCAGCCCCCCATCCCCACGCAGCTCCACAAGCACCCCGCCGGAAGCGGGCTGGTCATTGCCTGCCCGGGGGCCAGGCCCGAGCACGCCGTGGCCTGGGACAAAGGCTCTGTTCGGCTCTACCGCTCCCACTACCTCCTCGGTGTCAACAGGAGCATGCGCATCTTCATCGACCATGGCAACCACCTGCACATCCTCCGCGTCCGGCTCAGCGACAGAGGCACCTACTACTGCTGGCGAGAGGGTGAGCTGGTGGCCGGCTTCCGACTCAGCGTCAGCTATGAGAGTCAGCGCAAGCGGACGCTTGACGATCCTGAGACAATGTACGCCATCAAGACCATCCTCACGAGCTACGTCCTCATCACCATCGTCTTCTTCGGCATCCACCTGTGCCGCTGCTGCAGGCGGCTCTTCTGGTGCCCTCCCAGCAAGTAG